One genomic segment of Microbacterium sp. ProA8 includes these proteins:
- a CDS encoding AAA family ATPase, producing MQIGRVPLVGRQADLDALRAEIAAVDAHGRAVVVSGDAGMGKTRLLRDFTEGLDDDVVVVRGASVDSGSGPAPLTAITDLVRDLVDQLGPEAVREAAGPAVDALGVLVPTLAEAPGDTERLADVVVELFSNLARTHRLVVIIEDLHWSDSTTCEIAARLVRRTAALPLFVLVSYRTDDVGRGHPLRPVLAELDRARLLTHRPLARLSPAEVGALATAVHGDTLAAEVLNDIAARSDGIPFYVEELASFSGERLPVSLRDVLLLRYERLDAEARRFTRVLATGGVEVPDPVLRAVFDGNEPVLESAVRSAVDAQIVVIRGDAYAFRHALMQEAVYAELLPTERTRLHTAYAVALEAAAPTARVLADIAHHWRAAHVPDRALAAAVAAQRAASGASAWSTAAEAGERAMELWDAVPDPETVSGMPRVDVLRSTSAALLAANRNDRALAFAREAVGLWPEEDVVGRAEMLGDLATIEFQAGVSDGVESLDQALAILGDDPRHDVQRAGLLLSSARAHMLNGRHGLGTEVAARAGATAEAAAAAGDRDAAEILVQALLIAATCRTTTGDVGGLALFEQARARADGFVRAMMRYFINCSNALMLLGRYDDAVAVAQEGQEYGRTHVADLGPLMMIQANMIEAHIYAGRLREAEELGGLLPLVEPGLYSAFLRERLVWLAIWRGHVDDAQAALASARRELDMFGAYEFQTRFGMAYDLGELALARGDAHEALSHARAAWETPAGGVLALPLTAVAARAVAMLRESGEGGEDADIEPYRAVLGRFADWPVTPLWAAVFAAELGENSWAPAVDAVGPAYIRAYARVRHGEELLAEGDRTAAREALAAAASFAEELGADGLVARARAVMTDAGLAGETPRSLLTSREEQVLELVAEGLTNGQIAERLYISVKTVSVHVSAILRKLDAPSRTAAAAIHRRNAA from the coding sequence CGCGAGGCGGCGGGCCCCGCGGTCGACGCGCTGGGCGTGCTCGTCCCCACGCTGGCGGAGGCTCCGGGCGATACCGAGCGGCTCGCCGATGTCGTGGTGGAGCTGTTCTCGAACCTCGCGCGGACGCATCGCCTGGTCGTGATCATCGAGGACCTCCACTGGTCCGACAGCACCACGTGCGAGATCGCGGCACGCCTGGTGCGCCGCACTGCCGCCCTCCCGCTGTTCGTGCTGGTGTCGTACCGCACCGATGACGTGGGCCGCGGGCACCCGCTTCGCCCTGTCCTCGCTGAGCTCGACCGCGCGCGACTGCTGACGCATCGCCCGCTCGCACGGCTCAGCCCGGCCGAGGTGGGTGCGCTCGCCACGGCGGTGCATGGCGACACGCTCGCCGCCGAGGTGCTGAACGACATCGCGGCCCGCAGCGACGGCATCCCGTTCTATGTCGAAGAGCTGGCGAGCTTCTCGGGCGAGCGGCTGCCGGTTTCGCTGCGCGACGTCCTGCTGCTGCGTTACGAGCGATTGGATGCCGAGGCCCGCCGTTTCACCCGCGTGCTGGCGACCGGCGGGGTCGAGGTGCCCGACCCGGTGCTCCGGGCCGTCTTCGATGGCAATGAGCCGGTGCTGGAGTCGGCGGTGCGCTCCGCCGTCGACGCGCAGATCGTCGTGATCAGGGGCGATGCGTACGCGTTCCGCCACGCGCTCATGCAGGAGGCGGTGTACGCCGAGCTGCTTCCGACGGAGCGTACGCGGCTGCACACCGCCTACGCGGTGGCGCTCGAGGCGGCCGCCCCCACCGCGCGCGTGCTCGCCGACATCGCCCACCACTGGCGGGCTGCCCACGTCCCCGACCGGGCGCTGGCTGCTGCGGTCGCCGCGCAGCGTGCCGCGAGCGGAGCGTCGGCGTGGTCGACGGCTGCGGAGGCGGGGGAGCGGGCCATGGAGCTGTGGGATGCCGTGCCCGATCCCGAGACGGTCAGCGGGATGCCGCGCGTCGATGTGCTGCGGAGCACCTCTGCGGCGCTCCTCGCCGCCAACCGGAACGATCGCGCGCTCGCGTTCGCGCGGGAGGCGGTCGGCCTCTGGCCGGAGGAGGACGTCGTCGGGCGCGCGGAGATGCTCGGGGACCTGGCCACGATCGAGTTCCAGGCCGGTGTGTCGGACGGGGTGGAGAGCCTCGACCAGGCGCTCGCAATCCTCGGCGACGATCCGCGACACGATGTGCAGCGTGCCGGGCTCCTGCTCAGCTCTGCCCGAGCCCACATGCTCAACGGGCGCCATGGCCTGGGCACCGAGGTGGCGGCGCGCGCCGGTGCCACCGCTGAGGCTGCCGCCGCGGCCGGAGACCGAGACGCCGCCGAGATCCTCGTACAGGCGCTGCTCATCGCGGCGACCTGCCGGACCACCACCGGCGACGTCGGCGGTCTCGCGCTGTTCGAGCAGGCCCGTGCGCGTGCGGACGGGTTCGTCCGCGCCATGATGCGGTACTTCATCAACTGCTCCAACGCCCTCATGCTGCTCGGTCGGTATGACGACGCGGTCGCGGTGGCGCAGGAGGGGCAGGAGTACGGCCGCACCCACGTGGCGGACCTCGGCCCGCTCATGATGATCCAGGCCAACATGATCGAGGCGCACATCTACGCCGGCCGGCTGCGCGAGGCGGAGGAGCTGGGAGGGCTGCTCCCGCTGGTCGAGCCGGGCCTGTACTCGGCCTTCCTGCGCGAGCGCCTGGTATGGCTCGCGATCTGGCGGGGGCATGTCGACGACGCCCAGGCCGCGCTCGCGTCCGCCCGCCGCGAGCTCGACATGTTCGGCGCCTACGAGTTCCAGACCCGGTTCGGCATGGCGTACGACCTCGGCGAGCTGGCGCTCGCGCGCGGCGACGCGCACGAGGCGCTGTCGCACGCGCGGGCCGCGTGGGAGACGCCCGCCGGCGGCGTGCTCGCACTGCCGCTGACGGCCGTCGCGGCGCGTGCCGTCGCGATGCTCCGCGAGAGCGGCGAGGGCGGCGAGGACGCCGACATCGAGCCGTACCGCGCGGTGTTGGGCAGGTTCGCCGACTGGCCGGTGACGCCGCTGTGGGCGGCCGTGTTCGCGGCGGAGCTCGGCGAGAATTCCTGGGCCCCGGCCGTCGACGCCGTCGGCCCGGCGTACATCCGCGCCTATGCCCGCGTGCGGCACGGCGAGGAACTGCTGGCCGAGGGCGACCGGACGGCGGCGCGCGAGGCGCTCGCGGCGGCAGCATCCTTCGCCGAGGAGCTCGGCGCGGACGGCCTCGTCGCGCGTGCCCGCGCGGTGATGACGGATGCCGGACTCGCCGGCGAGACGCCGCGCTCCCTGCTCACCTCGCGCGAGGAGCAGGTGCTCGAGCTGGTCGCCGAGGGACTCACCAACGGCCAGATCGCGGAGCGCCTGTACATCAGTGTGAAGACCGTCTCAGTGCACGTGTCGGCAATCCTGCGCAAGCTCGACGCGCCGTCACGCACCGCCGCCGCGGCGATCCATCGGCGCAACGCGGCCTGA
- the epsC gene encoding serine O-acetyltransferase EpsC, with translation MTDERIGFVARVREDVAAAKLRDPAARGGLEIAVLYPGLHAIWAHRVWHALWSRDVRFVARAGSQVTRWLTGIEIHPGATIGRRFFIDHGMGVVIGETAEVGDDVMLYHGVTLGGRQREGGKRHPTLEDGVAVGAGAKILGPITIGAGSVVGANAVVTKDAPADSVLVGVPAKPRARRSGEDTRALLTTPEYHI, from the coding sequence ATGACCGACGAGCGCATCGGATTCGTCGCGCGCGTGCGCGAGGACGTCGCCGCAGCCAAGCTGCGCGATCCCGCCGCACGCGGCGGCCTCGAGATCGCCGTGCTGTACCCGGGCCTGCACGCCATCTGGGCGCACCGGGTGTGGCACGCCCTGTGGTCCCGGGACGTGCGGTTCGTGGCCCGTGCAGGCTCCCAGGTCACGCGCTGGCTCACCGGCATCGAGATCCACCCCGGGGCCACCATCGGCCGCCGCTTCTTCATCGACCACGGCATGGGCGTCGTGATCGGCGAGACCGCCGAGGTCGGCGACGACGTCATGCTCTACCACGGCGTGACGCTCGGCGGCCGGCAGCGCGAGGGTGGCAAGCGGCACCCCACGCTCGAGGACGGCGTCGCCGTCGGCGCGGGCGCGAAGATCCTTGGGCCCATCACGATCGGCGCGGGATCCGTCGTCGGCGCCAATGCCGTCGTGACCAAGGACGCTCCGGCCGACTCCGTGCTGGTCGGCGTGCCCGCCAAGCCGCGAGCCCGCCGCAGCGGCGAGGACACGCGCGCCCTGCTGACGACACCCGAGTACCACATCTGA
- the cysK gene encoding cysteine synthase A encodes MPGIHPDITTAFGETPLVRLNALTEGLGAEVLAKLEFYNPGSSVKDRLGYALVEAAESSGELQPGGTIVESTSGNTGIALALIGAARGYKVILTMPASMSKERRTLLKAFGAELVLTDPYKGMTEAVDAAKRIVDETPGAILARQFEHEANAAIHRQTTAEEIWRDTDGHVDWFVAGSGTGGTITGVGQVLKERNPAVKIVLVEPKDSPVLTEGRAGGHRIQGIGPNFVPDVLDRSVVDEIFDVEFDDAISVARELATREGILGGMSAGAAVWAALQIAARPEAAGQRIVVIVPDSGERYLSTALYAHLRDPEEESK; translated from the coding sequence GTGCCCGGCATCCATCCCGACATCACCACCGCGTTCGGTGAGACCCCGCTCGTGCGCCTCAACGCGCTCACGGAGGGTCTCGGCGCGGAGGTGCTCGCGAAGCTCGAGTTCTACAACCCCGGCTCGTCGGTGAAGGACCGTCTGGGCTACGCGCTGGTCGAGGCCGCCGAGTCGTCCGGAGAACTGCAGCCGGGCGGCACGATCGTCGAGTCCACCAGCGGCAACACCGGCATCGCGCTCGCCCTCATCGGCGCGGCCCGCGGCTACAAGGTCATCCTCACGATGCCCGCCTCGATGTCGAAGGAGCGCCGCACGCTGCTGAAGGCCTTCGGCGCCGAGCTCGTGCTGACCGACCCGTACAAGGGCATGACCGAGGCGGTCGACGCCGCCAAGCGCATCGTCGATGAGACGCCCGGCGCGATCCTCGCCCGCCAGTTCGAGCACGAGGCGAACGCGGCGATCCATCGACAGACCACGGCAGAGGAGATCTGGCGCGATACCGACGGCCATGTCGACTGGTTCGTCGCAGGCTCGGGCACGGGCGGGACGATCACCGGCGTCGGCCAGGTGCTGAAGGAGCGCAACCCCGCCGTCAAGATCGTCCTCGTCGAGCCCAAGGACTCCCCCGTCCTCACCGAGGGCCGCGCGGGCGGCCACCGCATCCAGGGCATCGGCCCGAACTTCGTGCCCGACGTGCTCGACCGCTCGGTCGTCGACGAGATCTTCGACGTGGAGTTCGACGACGCCATCAGCGTCGCGCGCGAGCTGGCAACCCGCGAGGGCATCCTCGGTGGGATGTCGGCGGGCGCGGCCGTGTGGGCCGCACTCCAGATCGCGGCACGCCCCGAGGCCGCCGGTCAGCGCATCGTCGTGATCGTGCCCGATTCGGGCGAGCGCTACCTGTCGACGGCACTGTATGCGCACCTGCGCGACCCCGAGGAGGAGTCGAAATGA
- the cysK gene encoding cysteine synthase A has translation MTGIHPDITSAFGNTPLVRLNRIAEGVGGTVLAKLEFYNPASSVKDRLGIAIVDAAEASGQLQPGGTIVEATSGNTGIALAMVGAARGYRVVLAMPSSMSIERRLLLKGYGAELVLTDPAGGMKGAVAKAEELVADIPGAVLARQFENEANPEIHRKTTAEEILRDTDGQVDYFVAGIGTGGTITGVGQVLKERVPGAKVIAVEPADSPLLTKGTPGPHKIQGIGPNFIPEILDQSVIDEVIDVEFPDAIATARAVGEKDGILVGISSGAAIWAALQVAARPEAEGKNIVVIIPSFGERYLSTALFEDLRED, from the coding sequence ATGACCGGCATTCATCCCGATATCACCTCCGCCTTCGGCAACACGCCGCTCGTGCGCCTGAACCGCATCGCGGAGGGTGTCGGCGGGACCGTCCTGGCGAAGCTCGAGTTCTACAACCCGGCCTCCAGCGTGAAGGACCGCCTGGGCATCGCCATCGTCGACGCGGCCGAGGCATCGGGCCAGCTGCAGCCCGGGGGCACCATCGTCGAGGCGACCAGCGGCAACACCGGCATCGCACTGGCCATGGTCGGCGCCGCCCGCGGCTACCGCGTCGTGCTCGCCATGCCCTCTTCGATGTCGATCGAGCGCCGCCTGCTGCTCAAGGGCTACGGCGCGGAGCTCGTGCTGACCGACCCCGCCGGCGGCATGAAGGGCGCCGTCGCGAAGGCCGAGGAGCTCGTCGCCGACATCCCCGGCGCCGTGCTCGCGCGGCAGTTCGAGAACGAGGCGAACCCCGAGATCCACCGCAAGACCACCGCCGAGGAGATCCTCCGCGACACCGACGGCCAGGTCGACTACTTCGTCGCCGGCATCGGCACGGGCGGCACCATCACCGGCGTCGGGCAGGTGCTCAAGGAGCGCGTGCCGGGAGCCAAGGTCATCGCCGTCGAGCCAGCCGACTCGCCGCTGCTCACCAAGGGCACCCCGGGGCCTCACAAGATCCAGGGCATCGGTCCGAACTTCATCCCCGAGATCCTCGACCAGAGCGTCATCGACGAGGTCATCGACGTCGAATTCCCCGACGCCATCGCCACTGCTCGTGCGGTGGGCGAGAAGGACGGCATCCTCGTCGGCATCTCGTCCGGCGCCGCGATCTGGGCGGCCCTCCAGGTCGCCGCCCGCCCCGAGGCCGAGGGCAAGAACATCGTCGTCATCATCCCGTCGTTCGGCGAGCGCTACCTCTCGACCGCGCTGTTCGAGGATCTGCGCGAAGATTGA
- the prmC gene encoding peptide chain release factor N(5)-glutamine methyltransferase yields the protein MNTPAPSVADALRSAADRLAAAGIADPAVDAELLAAFVLGSGRGGVQAAAIRGDALTQADSDRLEQLVTRRATREPLQHITGTAPFRHLELRVGPGVFVPRPETEMVAQLAIDALRAAASASPVAVDLGTGSGAIALAMATEVPHAQVFAAENSVDAYVWTKENFAHVGADNATLAFIDLAHAFPELDGTVSVVASNPPYVPDAAIPRDPEVRFFDPPAALYGGEDGLDVVRVLSRVGLRLAHPGGTLVIEHGEWQGEAIRAILTADGWRAAATHPDLTQRDRATTALRP from the coding sequence ATGAACACCCCCGCACCGTCTGTCGCCGACGCGCTCCGCTCCGCCGCCGATCGCCTCGCCGCGGCCGGCATCGCCGACCCGGCGGTCGACGCCGAGCTGCTCGCCGCCTTCGTGCTCGGCAGCGGGCGCGGGGGAGTGCAGGCCGCCGCCATCCGCGGCGACGCGCTGACGCAGGCAGACTCCGACCGCCTCGAGCAGCTGGTCACCCGGCGCGCCACCCGCGAGCCGCTGCAGCACATCACCGGCACGGCGCCTTTCCGCCACCTCGAGCTGCGCGTCGGGCCGGGCGTGTTCGTGCCGCGCCCCGAGACCGAGATGGTCGCGCAGCTGGCGATCGACGCGCTGCGGGCCGCGGCATCCGCTTCTCCCGTGGCCGTCGATCTCGGCACCGGCAGCGGCGCGATCGCCCTCGCGATGGCGACCGAGGTGCCCCACGCGCAGGTGTTCGCCGCCGAGAACTCCGTCGACGCCTACGTCTGGACGAAGGAGAACTTCGCGCACGTCGGCGCCGACAACGCGACCCTCGCCTTCATCGACCTCGCCCACGCGTTCCCCGAGCTCGACGGAACGGTCTCGGTCGTGGCATCCAACCCGCCGTATGTTCCGGATGCCGCCATCCCGCGCGACCCGGAGGTGCGGTTCTTCGACCCGCCGGCCGCTCTCTACGGCGGTGAGGACGGCCTCGACGTCGTCCGCGTGCTGAGCCGGGTGGGCCTGCGCCTGGCGCACCCGGGCGGCACGCTCGTGATCGAGCACGGCGAGTGGCAGGGCGAGGCGATCCGCGCCATCCTGACCGCCGACGGCTGGCGCGCGGCGGCGACGCACCCCGATCTCACGCAGCGCGACCGCGCCACGACCGCCCTGCGCCCCTGA
- a CDS encoding MraY family glycosyltransferase, producing MKQYVFTILLTAAVTFILSWAVWRLSLRYKLYPGIRERDVHKTPTPRLGGIAMFLGVLAAFAMSSAHPYFSIVWSNPQQMYALLGATALIVVVGVLDDLWDLDWMIKLGAQFLAAGVIAWFGQLQIYTLPLGGMTIFSSWASFTLTVFSIVVVMNAVNFVDGLDGLVAGVCLIANAVFFAYSYMVFRDFGSSTYFTLSSLIAAVLVGACIGFLPLNWSPARLFMGDAGALMLGLLMACSAISITGNFDPAMVADNDAFGRSQLLGAFIPILLPVVVVLLPLLDFGLAVVRRMSRGKSPFSPDRKHLHHRMLDMGHTDRAAVLIFYAWTALVSLSVLLMYIGTTLEWPGDYLFGVLYGAVGIAACLVVTFLPSHRRAARPSPAPASPEPQPDPAPAQEDAR from the coding sequence GTGAAGCAATACGTCTTCACGATCCTCCTCACGGCGGCCGTCACCTTCATCCTGTCGTGGGCGGTGTGGCGACTCAGCCTGAGATACAAGCTGTATCCCGGCATCCGCGAACGCGACGTCCACAAGACGCCGACACCACGCCTCGGCGGCATCGCCATGTTCCTCGGCGTGCTGGCGGCGTTCGCCATGTCGTCGGCGCACCCCTACTTCTCCATCGTCTGGTCCAACCCCCAGCAGATGTATGCGCTGCTGGGCGCGACTGCGCTCATCGTGGTCGTCGGCGTGCTGGACGACCTGTGGGACCTGGACTGGATGATCAAGCTCGGTGCGCAGTTCCTCGCCGCCGGCGTGATCGCGTGGTTCGGGCAGCTGCAGATCTACACCTTGCCGCTCGGCGGCATGACGATCTTCTCGAGCTGGGCGAGCTTCACCCTCACCGTGTTCTCGATCGTCGTGGTGATGAACGCCGTGAACTTCGTCGACGGGCTCGACGGTCTCGTCGCCGGCGTGTGCCTGATCGCGAACGCGGTGTTCTTCGCGTACTCGTACATGGTCTTCCGCGACTTCGGCTCGAGCACCTACTTCACGCTGTCCTCCCTCATCGCGGCGGTGCTCGTCGGCGCGTGCATCGGCTTCCTCCCGCTGAACTGGAGCCCCGCGCGACTGTTCATGGGGGATGCCGGCGCCCTCATGCTGGGTCTCCTCATGGCGTGCTCGGCGATCTCGATCACGGGCAACTTCGACCCCGCGATGGTCGCCGACAACGACGCGTTCGGCCGCTCGCAGCTGCTCGGTGCGTTCATCCCGATCCTGCTGCCGGTCGTGGTGGTGCTGCTGCCGCTGCTGGACTTCGGCCTCGCCGTGGTGCGGCGCATGAGCCGCGGCAAGTCGCCGTTCTCGCCCGACCGCAAGCACCTGCACCACCGCATGCTCGACATGGGGCACACCGACCGCGCCGCCGTGCTGATCTTCTACGCCTGGACCGCGCTGGTCAGCCTGTCGGTGCTGCTCATGTACATCGGCACCACCCTCGAGTGGCCGGGGGACTACCTCTTCGGCGTGCTCTACGGCGCGGTCGGCATCGCCGCCTGCCTCGTCGTGACGTTCCTTCCCTCCCACCGCCGTGCCGCGCGTCCGTCGCCCGCGCCCGCATCACCCGAACCGCAGCCCGATCCTGCGCCCGCCCAGGAGGACGCCCGATGA
- the atpB gene encoding F0F1 ATP synthase subunit A has translation MFHGPSVEEFFPEVLFNAFGVVPVTRIHLIQFLATIAIVVIFWLGTRRMRVVPGRFQSLVEMGLDFVRVNIGEDLLGKKDAQRFLPILTTIFFMVLFMNITGIIPFLNIAGTSIIAVPLTLAVVSYVTFIYAGIKKSPANFFKNSLFPSGVPWPIYIIVTPIELISTFIIRPVTLTLRLLMNMMVGHLLLVLFFAATQFFIVDLGGWWTVLGAGSLAFGFVFTLFEILVAVLQAYVFALLTAVYIQLAVAEEH, from the coding sequence GTGTTCCACGGACCTTCCGTCGAAGAGTTCTTCCCTGAGGTCCTCTTCAACGCGTTCGGTGTTGTTCCCGTCACGCGCATCCACCTGATCCAGTTCCTGGCGACGATCGCCATCGTGGTGATCTTCTGGCTCGGCACGCGGCGCATGCGCGTCGTCCCCGGCCGGTTCCAGAGCCTCGTCGAGATGGGCCTGGACTTCGTCCGCGTCAACATCGGCGAAGACCTCCTGGGCAAGAAGGACGCCCAGCGCTTCCTTCCGATCCTCACCACGATCTTCTTCATGGTGCTGTTCATGAACATCACGGGCATCATCCCGTTCCTGAACATCGCCGGCACGAGCATCATCGCCGTGCCGCTCACGCTCGCCGTCGTGAGCTACGTCACCTTCATCTACGCCGGCATCAAGAAGAGCCCGGCGAACTTCTTCAAGAACTCGCTGTTCCCGTCGGGTGTGCCCTGGCCCATCTACATCATCGTGACGCCGATCGAGCTCATCTCGACCTTCATCATCCGGCCGGTCACGCTGACACTGCGACTCCTGATGAACATGATGGTCGGCCACCTGCTGCTGGTGCTGTTCTTCGCCGCGACGCAGTTCTTCATCGTCGACCTCGGCGGCTGGTGGACCGTGCTCGGCGCGGGCAGCCTCGCGTTCGGCTTCGTCTTCACCCTGTTCGAAATCCTGGTGGCTGTCCTCCAGGCGTACGTCTTCGCCCTTCTCACCGCGGTCTACATCCAGCTCGCGGTCGCCGAAGAGCACTGA
- the atpE gene encoding ATP synthase F0 subunit C, whose translation MDATTVLAELSGNVATMGYGLAAIGPAIGVGIVVGKTIEGVARQPELAGRLQVLMWIGIAFTEALAFIGIATYFIFV comes from the coding sequence GTGGACGCAACTACGGTTCTCGCAGAGCTCAGCGGCAACGTCGCGACGATGGGCTACGGCCTCGCCGCGATCGGTCCCGCCATCGGCGTGGGTATCGTCGTCGGCAAGACGATCGAGGGCGTCGCCCGTCAGCCCGAGCTCGCCGGTCGCCTGCAGGTGCTCATGTGGATCGGTATCGCCTTCACCGAGGCGCTCGCCTTCATCGGCATCGCGACCTACTTCATCTTCGTCTGA
- a CDS encoding F0F1 ATP synthase subunit B: MLNALVAYAAEEGETHNPLIPAWYDIIWSSVCFIVILFIFWKVALPRMKKLLDERSAAIEGNIAKADEAQRKAEAALVEYTAQLAEARQEAGEIRDAAREDGKKIVAEAKETAAAEATRLTTTAHAQIEAERQTALVSLRSEVGTLALDLAGGVIGETLSDDKKAQAVVDRFLAELEESEGAKA, translated from the coding sequence ATGCTGAACGCTCTTGTCGCGTACGCGGCGGAAGAGGGGGAGACTCACAATCCCCTCATCCCCGCCTGGTACGACATCATCTGGTCGTCGGTGTGTTTCATCGTCATCCTCTTCATCTTCTGGAAGGTCGCCCTTCCCCGCATGAAGAAGCTGCTCGATGAGCGCTCTGCGGCGATCGAGGGCAACATCGCCAAGGCCGACGAGGCTCAGCGAAAGGCCGAGGCGGCACTGGTGGAGTACACCGCCCAGCTCGCCGAGGCTCGCCAGGAGGCCGGTGAGATCCGCGATGCCGCCCGTGAGGACGGCAAGAAGATCGTCGCCGAGGCCAAGGAGACCGCTGCGGCGGAAGCCACGCGCCTGACGACCACGGCACACGCCCAGATCGAGGCCGAGCGCCAGACCGCTCTCGTCTCGCTGCGCAGCGAGGTGGGCACGCTCGCCCTCGACCTCGCCGGCGGTGTCATCGGCGAGACGCTGTCCGACGACAAGAAGGCCCAGGCCGTCGTCGACCGCTTCCTCGCCGAGCTCGAAGAGTCCGAAGGGGCGAAGGCGTAA
- a CDS encoding F0F1 ATP synthase subunit delta has translation MGSASTQALAATTAALRAASGVDLDVAGELFAVARAVGDSSQLSGALADSAAPDEARRQVVADVFGAAVSPTTASLLTTAVAQRWSSADDLVDAIEELAVRAAAVADGQADVEAELFAFTRTVADNPELELALGSRLGDPAAKGALVETLLQGRASAGATLIASSLVREPRERRVRQLLTRATRIVADQRNRAVATVVAAAPLSAAQSERLTAALSKRYGTPVSLNTIVDPTVVGGVRVQIADDVIDASVSARLADLRQRLAG, from the coding sequence ATGGGCAGCGCGTCCACTCAGGCCCTGGCGGCGACGACCGCGGCGCTGCGCGCCGCGTCGGGCGTCGACCTCGACGTGGCAGGCGAGCTGTTCGCCGTGGCGCGCGCCGTGGGCGACTCGTCGCAGCTGAGCGGCGCGCTCGCCGACTCCGCCGCGCCCGACGAGGCCCGCCGACAGGTCGTCGCCGACGTGTTCGGCGCGGCCGTGAGCCCCACGACCGCGTCGCTGCTGACCACCGCCGTCGCACAGCGCTGGTCGTCGGCCGACGACCTCGTCGACGCCATCGAGGAGCTCGCGGTGCGGGCAGCTGCGGTGGCGGATGGGCAGGCCGACGTCGAGGCCGAGCTCTTCGCCTTCACGCGCACCGTGGCCGACAACCCCGAGCTCGAGCTGGCGCTGGGAAGCCGGCTGGGCGACCCGGCAGCGAAGGGGGCGCTCGTCGAGACCCTGCTGCAGGGCCGCGCGAGCGCGGGGGCGACGCTCATCGCGTCATCCCTGGTCCGCGAGCCGCGGGAGCGGCGCGTCCGGCAGCTGCTGACGCGCGCGACGCGAATCGTCGCCGATCAGCGCAACCGCGCGGTGGCGACGGTCGTCGCTGCCGCGCCCCTGAGCGCCGCACAGAGCGAGCGGCTCACGGCGGCGCTGTCCAAGCGCTACGGCACCCCGGTGTCGCTGAACACCATCGTCGACCCGACCGTCGTGGGCGGCGTGCGCGTGCAGATCGCGGACGACGTGATCGACGCCAGCGTGTCGGCGCGACTGGCCGACCTCCGTCAGCGGCTCGCCGGCTGA